A genomic stretch from Ureibacillus composti includes:
- a CDS encoding ABC transporter substrate-binding protein, whose product MVKSKKMIAAVALSAMALAACSEGETKVEETGAEVQTTAEEKIVIDQAGTEIKINGVVDEIVTGSILPYFHTWYVATNSTKEIVGMHPNSYNAAENSILAKLSPDVLKADTSFVQNGEMNVEELMAINPDLYFELATDEKSIDLARSAGINTVAIKAIDAAAAEPLDTFNSWLELTAQIADTTDRADKFLQIGESVQSEINEKIDSLTAEEKPNALMIYQMSDQAITVSGKNFFGNQWLKATGANDVAADGGVEGRKDVNMEQIFSWNPEIIYITNFTEVQPEDLYNNTIEGQDWSQVEAVKNKQVYKIPLGIYRWFPPSGDAPLMLKWLANINQPDLFDYDMNDEIRTYYKDFYEYDVTDEEIEQILHPSSDAAKY is encoded by the coding sequence ATGGTTAAAAGTAAAAAAATGATTGCAGCTGTAGCACTTTCAGCAATGGCATTAGCTGCTTGCTCAGAGGGAGAAACAAAAGTAGAAGAAACAGGAGCTGAAGTACAAACAACAGCAGAAGAGAAAATTGTAATAGACCAAGCTGGTACAGAAATAAAGATTAATGGAGTTGTTGATGAAATTGTAACAGGTAGCATCTTACCTTACTTCCATACTTGGTACGTAGCAACAAACTCTACTAAAGAAATCGTAGGGATGCATCCGAATTCATATAACGCAGCAGAAAACTCCATTTTAGCAAAGTTATCTCCTGATGTTTTAAAAGCGGATACATCATTTGTTCAAAATGGAGAAATGAATGTCGAAGAATTAATGGCGATTAACCCTGATCTTTATTTCGAGCTTGCAACGGATGAAAAATCAATTGACTTAGCTCGCAGTGCGGGTATCAATACAGTTGCCATTAAAGCAATCGATGCTGCAGCGGCAGAACCACTTGACACTTTTAACAGTTGGTTAGAACTTACGGCTCAAATTGCGGATACAACTGATCGCGCTGATAAATTCCTACAAATTGGAGAATCAGTACAAAGTGAAATCAATGAAAAGATTGATAGCTTAACTGCTGAAGAAAAACCAAATGCATTAATGATTTATCAAATGTCTGACCAAGCAATCACGGTTTCAGGTAAAAACTTCTTCGGAAATCAATGGTTAAAAGCAACAGGTGCTAATGACGTAGCAGCAGATGGAGGAGTGGAAGGCCGTAAAGATGTAAATATGGAACAAATTTTCTCTTGGAATCCTGAGATTATTTACATAACAAACTTCACAGAAGTCCAACCAGAAGATTTATATAATAACACGATTGAAGGCCAAGACTGGAGCCAAGTAGAAGCGGTTAAAAATAAACAAGTTTACAAGATACCATTAGGGATTTATCGCTGGTTCCCACCAAGTGGTGATGCTCCTCTAATGCTGAAATGGTTAGCAAATATTAACCAACCGGATTTATTTGATTATGATATGAACGATGAAATTCGCACGTATTATAAAGACTTCTATGAATATGACGTAACAGATGAAGAAATCGAACAAATTTTACACCCGTCATCTGATGCTGCAAAATACTAA
- a CDS encoding phosphate starvation-inducible protein PhoH: protein MTTMKIVKLSGGHAFGLEGRAMAASNEPMDHITNLDQYELSTANLKEFNVLVITDFIDQEFLFEKKQIIEEFLNDGKIVIACTHIFRAWLPGVNLFMPKKIKNHTDYDLKVINEHSIFHGVDMNELAVRKGVYGFYARGYHPLTNKNAEVVLAFQDETPITYIDRATTKGTILAHSARDLLSYATGDNSTQLIAIQTLKWIEQELAQLEKEKVS, encoded by the coding sequence ATGACAACTATGAAAATAGTAAAATTAAGTGGTGGACATGCTTTCGGACTAGAAGGTCGTGCAATGGCAGCTTCAAATGAACCCATGGATCACATTACCAATCTAGATCAATATGAACTTTCAACAGCAAATTTAAAGGAGTTTAACGTTTTAGTCATTACGGACTTTATCGACCAAGAATTTTTATTTGAGAAAAAACAGATCATTGAGGAATTTTTGAATGATGGAAAAATAGTGATTGCTTGTACACATATTTTTAGAGCTTGGTTGCCAGGTGTAAATCTTTTCATGCCGAAAAAGATTAAAAATCATACAGATTATGACTTAAAAGTGATAAATGAACACTCGATTTTTCATGGTGTTGATATGAACGAGCTTGCGGTTCGTAAAGGTGTTTATGGTTTCTATGCTCGGGGGTATCACCCACTTACGAATAAAAATGCAGAAGTTGTGCTTGCATTCCAAGATGAGACACCTATTACATATATTGACCGAGCAACGACAAAAGGAACAATCCTTGCGCATTCTGCACGTGATCTTCTTTCATATGCAACAGGAGATAATTCTACGCAATTAATTGCCATTCAAACATTGAAGTGGATTGAACAAGAATTAGCACAATTAGAAAAGGAGAAAGTATCATGA
- the eno gene encoding phosphopyruvate hydratase — protein MPFITQVYAREVLDSRGNPTVEVEVFTESGAFGRAIVPSGASTGEYEAVELRDGDKSRYLGKGVLKAVDNVNTIIAEELEGNYSVLDQVVIDQALIELDGTENKGKLGANAILGVSLAVAHAASSYLDIPLYQYLGGVNAKQLPVPMMNILNGGAHADNNVDIQEFMVMPVGAESFTHALRIGAEVFHSLKAVLKDKGYNTAVGDEGGFAPNLSSNEEAIQVILEAIENAGYKPGEEVRLAMDVASSELFNKEDGKYHLTGEGVVKTSEEMVDWYEELTSKYPIISIEDGLDENDWAGHKLLTERIGNRVQLVGDDLFVTNTKKLSEGIEQGVGNSILIKVNQIGTLTETLDAIEMAKRAGYTAVISHRSGESEDATIADIAVATNAGQIKTGAPSRTDRVAKYNQLLRIEDQLGATAQYLGLKTFYNLR, from the coding sequence ATGCCATTTATTACTCAAGTTTATGCTCGTGAAGTATTAGATTCACGCGGTAACCCAACAGTTGAAGTAGAAGTATTCACAGAATCAGGTGCATTTGGACGTGCAATTGTACCATCAGGAGCATCAACTGGTGAATATGAAGCAGTTGAATTACGTGATGGTGACAAATCTCGCTACCTTGGCAAAGGTGTTTTAAAAGCAGTAGATAATGTAAATACAATTATTGCTGAGGAATTAGAAGGTAATTATTCAGTTCTTGATCAAGTAGTAATTGATCAGGCATTAATTGAACTTGACGGTACAGAAAATAAAGGTAAATTAGGGGCAAACGCAATTTTAGGTGTATCTCTAGCTGTTGCGCATGCAGCATCAAGTTATTTAGATATTCCTTTATATCAATACTTAGGTGGAGTTAATGCAAAACAACTTCCTGTTCCAATGATGAACATCTTAAATGGTGGCGCACATGCTGATAATAACGTTGATATTCAAGAATTCATGGTTATGCCAGTAGGTGCAGAATCATTCACACATGCATTACGCATCGGTGCTGAAGTATTCCACAGCTTAAAAGCAGTATTAAAAGACAAAGGCTACAATACAGCAGTAGGTGATGAAGGCGGATTCGCTCCAAACCTTTCATCAAATGAAGAAGCTATTCAAGTAATTTTAGAAGCAATCGAAAACGCAGGTTACAAACCAGGTGAAGAAGTACGCCTAGCAATGGACGTTGCATCTTCTGAGTTATTCAATAAAGAAGATGGTAAATACCATTTAACTGGTGAAGGAGTTGTTAAAACTTCTGAAGAAATGGTTGACTGGTATGAAGAATTAACATCAAAATACCCAATCATTTCAATCGAAGACGGTTTAGATGAAAACGACTGGGCTGGTCATAAGCTATTAACAGAACGTATCGGGAACCGTGTTCAATTAGTTGGGGATGACTTATTCGTAACAAATACGAAAAAATTATCTGAAGGAATCGAACAAGGCGTTGGTAACTCAATCCTAATCAAAGTTAACCAAATCGGTACATTAACTGAAACTTTAGATGCGATCGAAATGGCAAAACGCGCAGGCTATACAGCGGTTATCTCTCACCGTTCTGGTGAATCAGAAGATGCAACAATCGCTGATATCGCAGTAGCAACAAACGCTGGTCAAATTAAAACAGGTGCTCCATCTCGTACAGACCGCGTTGCAAAATACAACCAACTTCTTCGCATCGAAGACCAACTAGGTGCAACTGCACAATACCTTGGTTTAAAAACTTTCTATAACTTACGATAA
- the gpmI gene encoding 2,3-bisphosphoglycerate-independent phosphoglycerate mutase, with amino-acid sequence MPKQPVALIILDGFAFRDEQFGNAVAQAKKPNFDRYWASYPHSTLTASGEAVGLPDGQMGNSEVGHLNIGAGRIVYQSLTRIHKSIREGDFFRNEKFIQAVQHAKAYNSKLHLMGLLSDGGVHSHYEHLFALLKLAKANGLEEVYVHGFLDGRDVGPTTAVGYIEEAEKQMKEIGIGKFASIHGRYYAMDRDKRWERVELSYKALVDGIGQTAATAKAGVESSYEREVVDEFVIPFVITKEGQPTATIDTNDAVVFFNFRPDRAIQLSKVFTNDQFDGFELSKKHPENLKFVSFTHYSVDVNADVAFENVDLVNTVGEVIAANGLTQLRIAETEKYPHVTFFMSGGREATFPGEERLLIASPKVATYDLKPEMSAYEVTEALLAEIAADKFDAIILNFANPDMVGHSGMLEPTIKAIEVVDECLGRVVDAILSKGGAAIITADHGNSDEVVTLEGQPMTAHTTNPVPIIVTKPNITIKDGGILADLAPTMLKLLGVEQPQEMTGTPLFDVAEEE; translated from the coding sequence ATGCCTAAACAGCCAGTTGCATTAATTATTTTAGATGGTTTTGCATTCCGAGATGAACAATTCGGTAATGCAGTTGCACAAGCAAAAAAACCTAACTTTGATCGATATTGGGCGAGTTACCCACATTCAACATTAACCGCTTCAGGGGAAGCAGTTGGTCTTCCTGATGGGCAAATGGGGAATTCGGAAGTAGGACACTTAAATATCGGTGCAGGAAGAATAGTTTATCAAAGCTTAACACGAATACATAAGTCCATTCGTGAGGGTGACTTTTTCCGAAACGAAAAGTTTATACAAGCTGTACAACATGCGAAAGCTTATAATTCTAAACTTCACCTAATGGGGTTATTGTCAGACGGAGGAGTACATAGTCACTATGAGCATTTATTTGCCCTATTAAAGCTAGCAAAAGCAAATGGGTTAGAAGAAGTGTATGTACATGGTTTTTTAGATGGTCGTGACGTAGGGCCAACAACAGCTGTTGGTTATATCGAAGAAGCAGAAAAACAAATGAAAGAAATCGGTATTGGGAAATTTGCTTCTATCCATGGACGTTATTATGCGATGGACCGCGACAAACGTTGGGAACGTGTGGAGTTATCATATAAAGCACTTGTCGATGGGATTGGACAAACTGCGGCCACTGCAAAAGCGGGTGTGGAATCTTCCTATGAACGTGAAGTTGTCGATGAGTTTGTAATTCCTTTTGTGATTACGAAGGAAGGACAACCTACTGCTACAATCGATACAAATGATGCAGTTGTGTTCTTTAACTTCCGACCTGACCGTGCAATCCAATTATCAAAAGTTTTCACGAATGATCAATTCGATGGGTTTGAATTATCGAAAAAGCATCCTGAAAATCTAAAATTTGTTTCCTTTACACACTATAGTGTAGATGTAAATGCAGATGTAGCGTTTGAAAATGTTGATTTAGTCAATACTGTCGGTGAAGTTATTGCTGCAAATGGCTTAACTCAATTACGCATTGCAGAAACTGAGAAATACCCACACGTGACATTCTTTATGAGCGGTGGTCGAGAAGCAACATTCCCAGGGGAAGAACGACTATTAATTGCTTCGCCAAAGGTTGCTACATATGATTTAAAACCAGAAATGAGTGCTTATGAAGTAACGGAAGCACTATTAGCAGAAATTGCAGCGGATAAATTTGATGCAATTATTTTAAACTTTGCAAATCCAGATATGGTTGGACATAGTGGAATGCTTGAACCAACCATTAAGGCAATTGAAGTAGTAGATGAATGTTTAGGTAGAGTAGTTGACGCAATCCTATCAAAAGGTGGCGCGGCTATTATTACAGCTGACCATGGTAATTCAGATGAAGTCGTCACTTTAGAAGGACAACCAATGACAGCTCATACAACGAATCCTGTTCCAATTATTGTGACAAAACCAAATATTACAATAAAAGATGGTGGGATTTTAGCAGACCTTGCGCCTACTATGTTAAAATTGTTAGGTGTGGAACAACCACAGGAAATGACAGGAACACCATTATTTGACGTTGCTGAAGAAGAGTAA
- the tpiA gene encoding triose-phosphate isomerase, which yields MRKPIIAGNWKMYKTFDEAVEFVESVREAVPSDEKVDAVICAPALYLPTLVDLATETDLAIGAQNMHFENEGAFTGEISPSQLEAINVDYVILGHSERREYFNETDEAVNKKVKAALSHGIVPIICCGETLEEREAGKTEEKVSNQVKAALQGFTSEEVGHMVIAYEPIWAIGTGKTATAEDANHVCGQIRKVVEELYDNSTAQQIRIQYGGSVKPDNIEELLSKEHIDGALVGGASLQVESYLALLDKI from the coding sequence ATGCGTAAACCGATAATTGCAGGTAACTGGAAAATGTATAAAACATTTGACGAAGCAGTTGAATTTGTTGAATCTGTACGTGAAGCAGTACCGTCAGATGAGAAAGTGGACGCAGTTATTTGCGCTCCAGCCCTATACTTACCTACACTTGTTGATCTTGCTACTGAAACTGATCTAGCGATTGGTGCACAAAATATGCATTTTGAAAATGAAGGAGCTTTTACAGGAGAAATCAGTCCTTCTCAATTAGAAGCTATTAATGTGGATTACGTTATTTTGGGACACTCAGAAAGACGTGAATATTTCAATGAGACAGATGAAGCCGTGAATAAAAAGGTGAAAGCAGCACTTTCTCACGGAATCGTTCCAATTATCTGCTGTGGTGAAACATTAGAAGAGCGTGAAGCAGGTAAAACAGAGGAAAAAGTCTCAAACCAAGTAAAAGCTGCACTTCAAGGATTTACTAGTGAAGAAGTAGGGCACATGGTCATTGCTTACGAACCAATCTGGGCTATTGGGACAGGAAAGACTGCAACTGCTGAGGATGCAAATCATGTTTGTGGTCAAATACGTAAAGTGGTGGAAGAGCTTTACGATAATAGCACAGCACAGCAAATTCGCATTCAATATGGCGGTAGTGTAAAACCAGATAATATTGAAGAATTATTATCAAAAGAACACATCGATGGGGCGCTTGTGGGCGGTGCAAGCTTACAAGTAGAATCTTATTTAGCTTTATTAGACAAAATCTAA